In the Malus domestica chromosome 16, GDT2T_hap1 genome, one interval contains:
- the LOC139193053 gene encoding long-chain-alcohol oxidase FAO1-like, translating into MDTVCERIGVTENCIEEGFQNQVLRKGCENLGFEVDIVPRNSSEKHYCGSCGYGCKKGEKKGTDSTWLVDAVDHGAVILTGCKAEKFVLETGKSESKRKKKCLEVMAKALSNIITKRLQIEAKVTVSACGALLTPHLMLSSGLKNKNIGRNLHLHPVLMAWGYFPDLNLEFKGKNYEDGIITSVHKVVSADSKAKAIIETPTLGLGTFSALCPWEFGEDIKNRMLKFSRTVHLISIIRDWGSRVVTKGGRVSYEFSTLNRENMKEGLR; encoded by the coding sequence ATGGATACCGTGTGTGAGAGAATTGGTGTTACTGAGAATTGTATAGAAGAAGGGTTTCAAAATCAAGTACTAAGAAAAGGGTGTGAGAATTTAGGCTTTGAAGTTGATATTGTGCCTCGAAATTCTTCAGAGAAGCATTATTGTGGATCTTGTGGTTATGGCTGcaagaaaggagagaaaaaggGGACTGATTCTACATGGCTAGTGGATGCAGTGGATCATGGTGCAGTGATCTTAACTGGATGTAAAGCCGAGAAATTTGTATTGGAAACCGGCAAAAGTGAaagtaaaaggaaaaagaaatgctTAGAGGTAATGGCAAAAGCTTTGAGCAATATCATTACAAAGAGGCTGCAAATTGAGGCTAAAGTTACAGTCTCAGCTTGTGGAGCTCTTTTGACACCCCATTTAATGCTCTCTAGTGGATTGAAAAACAAGAATATTGGTCGAAATCTTCATCTCCACCCTGTTTTAATGGCCTGGGGGTACTTCCCCGACTTAAATTTAGAGTTCAAAGGTAAAAACTATGAGGATGGAATAATTACATCAGTGCATAAGGTGGTATCAGCAGACTCTAAGGCAAAAGCAATCATAGAAACACCGACATTAGGGCTGGGAACATTTTCTGCTTTGTGCCCTTGGGAGTTTGGGGAAGACATAAAGAATAGAATGCTGAAGTTTTCAAGAACTGTCCACTTGATTTCAATTATTAGAGATTGGGGTTCTAGGGTTGTTACGAAGGGGGGAAGAGTAAGCTATGAGTTTTCTACCTTAAACAGAGAGAACATGAAGGAAGGCCTAAGGTAG